A single Cottoperca gobio chromosome 5, fCotGob3.1, whole genome shotgun sequence DNA region contains:
- the LOC115007900 gene encoding adenosylhomocysteinase B — protein sequence MSEKLNFKVADISLAEWGRKAIHIAENEMPGLMKMREMYGQSKPLKGARIAGCLHMTLQTAVLIETLTALGAEVQWSSCNIFSTQDHAAAAIAKTGVPVFAWKGETDEEYVWCIEQTLYFKDNLPLNMILDDGGDLTNMVHQKYPKLLAGIRGVSEETTTGVHNLYKMMKKGELKMPAINVNDSVTKSKFDNLYGCRESLIDGIKRATDVMIAGKVAVVAGYGDVGKGCVQALRGFGARVIVTEIDPINALQAAMEGYEVTTMEEASKEGNIFVTTTGCEDIIVGHHFENMKDDAIVCNIGHFDCEIDMSWLIKHAAEKINIKPQVDRYRMKSGRHIIILAEGRLVNLGCAMGHPSFVMSNSFTNQVLAQIELWKNTDKYPLGVHFLPKKLDEQVAAAHLDKLGVKLTKLTDKQAKYLGLPSEGPFKPDHYRY from the exons ATGTCTGAGAAACTGAACTTCAAAGTTG CTGACATCAGCCTGGCCGAGTGGGGGCGTAAAGCCATCCACATCGCTGAGAATGAGATGCCCGGTCTGATGAAGATGAGGGAGATGTACGGTCAGTCCAAGCCGCTGAAGGGCGCCCGCATCGCCGGCTGCCTCCACATGACCCTGCAGACCGCCGTGCTCATCGAGACCCTCACTGCCCTCGGAGCGGAG GTTCAGTGGTCGAGCTGTAACATCTTCTCCACTCAGGATCACGCCGCTGCCGCCATCGCCAAGACTGGCGTTCCAG TGTTTGCGTGGAAAGGGGAGACCGACGAGGAGTACGTGTGGTGCATCGAGCAGACTCTGTACTTCAAGGACAATCTGCCCCTCAACATGATCCTGGACGACGGCGGAGACCTCACCAACATGGTCCACCAGAAGTATCCCAAACTGCTGGCAG GTATCCGTGGCGTGTCAGAGGAGACGACTACAGGCGTCCACAACTTGTACAAGATGATGAAAAAGGGCGAGCTGAAGATGCCCGCCATCAACGTCAACGACTCTGTCACAAAG AGTAAGTTTGACAACCTGTACGGCTGCAGGGAGAGTCTGATCGACGGCATCAAGAGAGCCACTGATGTGATGATTGCCGGTAAAGTTGCCGTGGTGGCGGGCTACGGCGACGTGGGGAAAGGCTGCGTCCAGGCTCTGCGTGGGTTCGGAGCTCGCGTCATCGTCACCGAGATCGACCCCATCAACGCGCTGCAGGCCGCCATGGAAG GGTACGAGGTCACCACCATGGAAGAGGCGTCTAAGGAAGGAAACATCTTCGTCACCACCACCGGCTGTGAGGACATCATCGTGGGACA tCACTTTGAGAACATGAAGGACGACGCCATCGTGTGTAACATCGGACACTTTGACTGTGAGATCGACATGAGCTGGCTCATCAAACACGCTGCGGAGAAGATCAACATCAAGCCGCAG gTCGATCGCTATCGTATGAAGAGCGGCCGTCACATCATCATCCTGGCCGAGGGCAGACTGGTCAACCTGGGCTGTGCCATGGGACACCCCTCCTTCGTCATGAGCAACTCCTTCACCAATCAG GTTCTGGCTCAGATCGAGTTGTGGAAGAACACGGACAAATATCCCCTCGGAGTCCACTTCCTGCCCAAGAAG TTGGATGAGCAGGTGGCAGCCGCCCACCTGGACAAACTGGGGGTGAAGCTGACGAAGCTGACAGACAAGCAGGCCAAGTACCTGGGTCTGCCCAGCGAGGGGCCCTTCAAACCAGACCACTATCGCTACTGA